In the Flavobacterium sp. J372 genome, one interval contains:
- a CDS encoding DUF3078 domain-containing protein produces the protein MKFRVYLTTVVFLAFFFQLKAQVLITTTLPDTITYWTKTNTVGLDINQVAFVNWSVGGNNSVAGLAKGAFIRKYTKGNLNWNNELILKYGLNSQEGREMRKTDDQIQMNSTFGYRTDTISNWYYSSKFTFNTQFANGYAYPNTDIEISAPFAPAYIFLGVGTEYIRKDLGLTAYFSPLTEKTTLVLNQMLADKGAFGVDGAIYDSESNKLRDGKKSRTEVGILVTNQIKRPVAKNIKMDHRISFYSDYLNNFGNIDVDWQLSLDMTVNEYVKANIGTHIIYDDDIKATEERDGGVVTVGPKLQLKQILGLGLSYTF, from the coding sequence ATGAAGTTCAGGGTATACCTCACTACAGTAGTGTTTTTGGCGTTTTTTTTTCAATTGAAAGCACAGGTGCTTATTACTACAACCCTGCCTGATACCATTACTTACTGGACGAAAACCAATACCGTGGGCCTTGACATAAACCAGGTAGCTTTTGTTAACTGGAGCGTAGGTGGTAATAATTCGGTTGCCGGGCTTGCCAAAGGCGCTTTCATCAGGAAATACACCAAAGGCAACCTCAACTGGAATAATGAGCTAATACTGAAATATGGGCTTAACAGTCAGGAAGGGCGTGAGATGCGAAAGACAGACGACCAGATACAAATGAACTCGACCTTCGGCTACCGCACAGACACGATATCTAACTGGTACTACAGTTCAAAATTTACTTTTAATACCCAGTTTGCCAACGGTTATGCCTACCCTAATACCGATATTGAAATCTCTGCCCCATTTGCACCTGCTTATATTTTCCTGGGTGTTGGTACAGAGTACATCCGCAAAGACCTTGGGCTTACTGCTTATTTCTCGCCTCTTACTGAAAAGACTACTTTAGTCCTGAACCAGATGCTTGCAGATAAAGGTGCATTTGGGGTTGATGGTGCCATTTATGACAGTGAGAGCAATAAATTACGAGACGGCAAAAAGTCGCGTACTGAAGTTGGTATACTTGTAACCAACCAGATAAAGCGCCCAGTAGCTAAAAACATAAAAATGGATCACCGTATAAGTTTCTACAGCGATTACCTGAACAATTTCGGGAATATTGATGTAGACTGGCAGCTGTCGCTTGATATGACCGTAAATGAATATGTGAAGGCCAACATAGGCACCCATATTATTTATGATGATGATATAAAAGCTACCGAAGAGCGTGATGGCGGAGTAGTGACCGTAGGCCCGAAACTTCAGCTGAAGCAAATACTAGGGCTTGGGCTGAGCTATACTTTTTAG
- a CDS encoding deoxyguanosinetriphosphate triphosphohydrolase, giving the protein MQWEQLLSLKRQGDTSKRLRKEQDDTRLGFEVDYDRIIFSSAFRSLQDKTQVIPLSKTDFVHTRLTHSLEVSVVGRSLGRLVGKKIIEKHPYLSEVHGFHMNDFGAIVAAAALAHDIGNPPFGHSGEKAIGEYFKTGNGQQYRDKLTDKEWQDLIDFEGNANGFTLLTSSRPGVEGGLRLTYATLGTFMKYPKESLPKKPTANISDKKYGFFQCDKEFVQDVAKELGMIPNKTSGDIGYERHPLAYLVEAADDICYTIIDFEDGINLGLIPEEFALEYLIKLVKDSIDAAKYNTLTTKEDRLSYLRALAIGSLISDAVSTFLENEELILEGKYPHALTNQGRYTAQMRDIINLSVKNIYQSREVVEKEIMGYRMINVLLDSFCTAYNKKYDGTAGNYDNLLLKMLPEKFITEKMNLYDRLLHICHFVSTLTDGKAVLLYNMITGNK; this is encoded by the coding sequence ATGCAATGGGAACAGCTGCTGTCTCTTAAAAGGCAGGGCGATACAAGCAAGCGTTTACGTAAAGAACAGGATGATACCCGCCTCGGCTTTGAGGTGGACTATGACCGTATTATATTCTCGTCGGCGTTCCGCAGCCTGCAGGACAAGACGCAGGTGATACCGCTCTCTAAAACCGACTTTGTGCACACCCGCCTCACGCACAGCCTTGAAGTGAGTGTAGTTGGGCGTTCACTTGGGCGTTTGGTAGGCAAGAAAATCATAGAGAAGCATCCATACTTAAGCGAAGTGCATGGTTTCCATATGAACGATTTTGGGGCTATTGTGGCAGCGGCGGCGCTGGCACATGATATTGGCAACCCACCCTTCGGGCATTCGGGTGAGAAAGCTATTGGCGAGTATTTTAAAACCGGCAACGGGCAGCAGTACCGTGATAAGCTTACTGATAAAGAGTGGCAGGACCTGATTGATTTTGAAGGCAATGCCAACGGTTTCACACTGCTTACATCATCACGCCCCGGCGTTGAGGGCGGCCTACGCCTCACATATGCCACGCTTGGCACTTTCATGAAATACCCCAAAGAATCGCTTCCTAAAAAGCCGACTGCCAATATATCTGATAAGAAGTACGGGTTCTTCCAATGCGATAAAGAGTTTGTTCAGGACGTGGCGAAAGAGCTGGGAATGATTCCGAATAAAACAAGTGGAGATATAGGTTATGAGCGTCACCCGCTGGCGTATCTGGTTGAAGCGGCCGATGATATCTGTTACACCATTATCGATTTTGAAGACGGTATCAACCTGGGCCTAATTCCTGAAGAATTTGCCCTGGAATACCTCATAAAACTGGTAAAAGATTCTATAGACGCAGCCAAATATAATACGCTGACAACTAAGGAAGACCGCCTGAGCTACCTGCGTGCACTGGCAATAGGCAGCCTTATCAGCGATGCGGTAAGCACCTTCCTTGAGAACGAAGAATTGATACTGGAAGGTAAATATCCCCACGCGCTCACAAATCAGGGCAGATATACTGCACAAATGCGTGATATCATCAATCTGAGCGTGAAGAATATCTACCAAAGCCGTGAAGTAGTAGAAAAGGAGATAATGGGTTACAGGATGATTAATGTACTTCTGGATAGCTTCTGTACCGCTTACAACAAAAAGTATGACGGCACCGCGGGAAATTATGACAACCTGCTGCTGAAAATGCTTCCCGAAAAGTTCATCACCGAAAAAATGAACTTATATGACAGGCTGCTGCATATCTGCCACTTTGTATCAACCCTTACCGATGGTAAGGCAGTGCTGTTGTACAATATGATAACAGGGAACAAATAA
- a CDS encoding RDD family protein produces MEITDDVLAVKSKRFGNFVIDLIFRYVIVFVLSFIAIVIDPEGFTAWIETVTTLEDIMYSLLLLMIYFIVTESIFQRTVGKLITGTMVVMADGSKPSFGTIVLRTLCRLIPFEALSFIGDDAYGWHDNFSNTYVVDIKLYNEAMSRKNSFDDIGKSE; encoded by the coding sequence ATGGAAATAACAGATGATGTGCTTGCTGTAAAAAGCAAGCGATTCGGGAATTTTGTGATAGACCTAATTTTCCGGTATGTGATTGTGTTCGTGTTGAGTTTTATCGCGATTGTAATAGATCCCGAAGGATTTACGGCCTGGATTGAGACTGTGACTACGCTCGAAGATATCATGTACAGCCTGCTGCTATTAATGATTTACTTCATTGTAACGGAATCAATTTTCCAGAGGACGGTAGGGAAGTTAATCACCGGGACAATGGTTGTAATGGCCGACGGTTCAAAACCATCTTTTGGGACAATTGTGCTGCGTACATTGTGCAGGCTGATACCTTTTGAGGCATTATCTTTTATTGGTGATGACGCGTATGGCTGGCACGACAACTTCTCTAACACCTATGTAGTTGATATTAAATTGTATAATGAAGCAATGAGTCGGAAAAATTCTTTCGATGATATAGGCAAATCAGAATAA